One window of the Camelina sativa cultivar DH55 chromosome 1, Cs, whole genome shotgun sequence genome contains the following:
- the LOC104707282 gene encoding acyl carrier protein 1, chloroplastic isoform X2, producing MATQFSASVSMQTTCLAKQETIDKVSEIVKKQLSLAADQKVTAATKFAELGADSLDTVEIVMGLEEEFNIQMAEEKAQKIATVEQAAELIEELMQEKK from the exons ATGGCGACTCAATTCAGCGCTTCTGTCTCCATGCAAACTACTTGTCTG gCGAAACAAGAGACCATAGACAAAGTGTCTGAGATTGTCAAGAAGCAACTATCACTTGCAGCAGATCAAAAAGTCACTGCCGCTACCAAATTTGCTGAGCTTGGAGCAGATTCTCTCGACACG gttgaGATAGTGATGGGTTTAGAGGAAGAGTTTAACATCCAAATGGCGGAAGAGAAAGCACAGAAGATTGCAACAGTGGAGCAAGCTGCTGAACTCATTGAAGAGCTCATGCAAGAAAAGAagtaa
- the LOC104707282 gene encoding acyl carrier protein 1, chloroplastic isoform X1, protein MATQFSASVSMQTTCLATTRISFQKPSLISNNGRTNLSFNLRPARRLSVSCAAKQETIDKVSEIVKKQLSLAADQKVTAATKFAELGADSLDTVEIVMGLEEEFNIQMAEEKAQKIATVEQAAELIEELMQEKK, encoded by the exons ATGGCGACTCAATTCAGCGCTTCTGTCTCCATGCAAACTACTTGTCTG GCAACAACGAGGATTAGTTTCCAAAAGCCTTCTTTGATTTCCAACAATGGAAGGACCAATCTCTCCTTCAACCTGCGCCCTGCTCGTCGCCTTTCAGTCTCTTGCGCG gCGAAACAAGAGACCATAGACAAAGTGTCTGAGATTGTCAAGAAGCAACTATCACTTGCAGCAGATCAAAAAGTCACTGCCGCTACCAAATTTGCTGAGCTTGGAGCAGATTCTCTCGACACG gttgaGATAGTGATGGGTTTAGAGGAAGAGTTTAACATCCAAATGGCGGAAGAGAAAGCACAGAAGATTGCAACAGTGGAGCAAGCTGCTGAACTCATTGAAGAGCTCATGCAAGAAAAGAagtaa
- the LOC104707369 gene encoding sodium/hydrogen exchanger 2 produces MAMLVSLFDSVTSSKLLSVSTSDHASVVSLNLFVALLCACIVIGHLLEENRWMNESITALLIGLCTGVVILLISRGKNSHLLVFSEDLFFIYLLPPIIFNAGFQVKKKQFFRNFVTIMAFGAIGTVVSCTIISLGAIQFFKKLDIGTFDLGDFLAIGAIFAATDSVCTLQVLNQDETPLLYSLVFGEGVVNDATSVVLFNAIQSFDLTHLNHEAAFKFLGNFFYLFILSTLLGVATGLISAYVIKKLYFGRHSTDREVALMMLMAYLSYMLAELFTLSGILTVFFCGIVMSHYTWHNVTESSRITTKHAFATLSFLAETFIFLYVGMDALDIEKWRFVSDSPGTSVAVSSILMGLVMLGRAAFVFPLSFLSNLSKKNQSEKIDIKQQVVIWWAGLMRGAVSMALAYNKFTRSGHTELRGNAIMITSTITVCLFSTMVFGMLTKPLIRYLMPHQKATTSMLSDDNTPKSIQIPLLDGEQQDSFELPGSHHDVPRPDSLRGFLMRPTRTVHHYWRQFDDAFMRPVFGGRGFVPFVPGSPTERSTHDLSKP; encoded by the exons ATGGCAATGTTGGTTTCTCTTTTCGATTCTGTTACATCTTCTAAACTGTTATCGGTGTCAACCTCTGATCACGCCTCCGTTGTTTCACTTAATCTCTTTGTCGCTCTTCTATGTGCCTGTATCGTGATTGGGCATCTTTTGGAGGAGAATCGATGGATGAACGAATCCATTACTGCTTTATTGATT GGGCTTTGTACTGGTGTCGTCATTTTGTTGATTAGTAGAGGGAAAAACTCACATTTGTTGGTTTTCAGTGAAgatcttttctttatatatcttTTGCCACCCATTATATTCAATGCAGG GTTTCAAGTAAAAAAGAAGCAATTTTTCCGAAATTTTGTAACTATTATGGCTTTTGGCGCCATTGGGACTGTAGTTTCCTGCACCATAATATCTCTAG GTGCAATTCAGTTCTTTAAGAAGTTAGACATTGGGACCTTTGACTTGGGTGATTTTCTCG CAATTGGTGCCATATTTGCTGCAACCGACTCTGTATGCACACTACAG GTTCTCAATCAAGATGAGACACCTCTGCTTTACAGTCTTGTATTTGGAGAGGGCGTTGTGAACGATGCCACATCTGTTGTGCTCTTCAATGCAATTCAGAGCTTTGACCTCACCCACCTTAACCATGAAGCGGCTTTTAAATTTCTTGGGAACTTCTTCTATCTGTTTATCTTGAGCACCTTGCTTGGTGTTGCA ACTGGTCTGATAAGTGCTTATGTCATCAAGAAGCTATATTTTGGAAG GCATTCGACTGATCGAGAAGTTGCCCTCATGATGCTTATGGCATATCTTTCATACATGCTTGCTGAG CTATTCACCTTGAGTGGTATTCTCACTGTATTTTTCTGTGGGATTGTGATGTCCCATTACACCTGGCACAATGTAACCGAGAGCTCAAGAATAACTACCAA GCATGCCTTTGCTACTTTGTCGTTTCTTGCTGAgacttttattttcctttacgTTGGAATGGATGCATTGGACATAGAGAAATGGAGATTCGTGAGTGATAG CCCGGGGACATCAGTTGCAGTGAGCTCAATTCTAATGGGTCTGGTCATGCTTGGAAGAGCagcttttgtttttcctctttCCTTCTTATCAAACTTGTCCAAGAAGAATCAGAGTGAGAAAATTGACATCAAGCAGCAA GTTGTGATCTGGTGGGCTGGTCTAATGAGAGGTGCTGTATCTATGGCTCTTGCCTATAATAAG TTTACAAGATCAGGGCACACGGAACTGCGGGGGAATGCAATCATGATTACCAGTACTATAACCGTTTGTCTTTTTAGCACCATG GTGTTTGGTATGCTGACCAAACCGCTGATTAGATACCTAATGCCACATCAAAAAGCGACAACCAGTATGTTATCCGACGATAACACTCCAAAGTCAATCCAAATCCCACTCCTCGATGGCGAACAGCAAGATTCATTTGAGTTACCTGGGAGCCACCATGACGTGCCACGACCAGACAGTCTTCGCGGGTTCCTCATGCGTCCCACACGCACTGTCCATCACTACTGGAGACAGTTTGATGATGCCTTCATGCGTCCTGTGTTTGGTGGTCGCGGTTTCGTTCCCTTTGTCCCTGGTTCTCCGACTGAGAGAAGCACCCATGATCTCAGCAAACCATGA